The genomic window CTGGCGGCCAATCAGCAAGTTCCAGGCAATACGACGAAGAAACCGTAGCCGACGAACTGGCGTTTTGGACTTCTGAATAACCCACGCGTTGATGAAATCAAATCTGCCCGGAGCCGTCGTTGACGACGGTGCGAACGCCTGACGTATTTCAACCCGACTTCCGACCTCTCGCCTCTGGCCCCTCCGCTTCATGTTCCGCTTTCGCCTTGCCGTTCTCCGCCGACTCCGCGAGCAGCATCGCGACGAGCTGCGCGCCCGGTTGGCCGAGGCGCTCGAGGCCGAACAGATCCTCCAGCAGCAGCGCGCCGGAATCGATGCCGAGGCCGCAGGGCTGCGGAGCACGCAGCGGGCGATCGTTCAGCAATCGAAGCCGAGCGTCACCCAACTGCTCGAAGCGGAACGGTACGCGCTGTTGCTGCAGGGTCGTCGGACGGCTCTTGCCGATCAATCGCGCCAACTTGCCGTCGAGATCGAGCGACGCCGCCAAGCCGTGGTCGAGGCCGACCGCCAGGTCCGCGTCCTTGACAAGCTTGAGGAACGTCAACGGGCGGAATACTTCCTCGAAGAGTCGCGACTTGACGGCAAACTCATGGACGAAATCGCCGGCCAGCGGCGGGGAGCGGTTGATCCATGGGCCTGATCACGCGCGTCCTCTTCCCGTTCATCGCGTACCTGTGCGTCGGCACCGTCGTCACGGCTGCGCTTGCCTACAGTTACCTCGCCAAGTCAGGCCGGCTCGACGACGAAACCAAGTTCCGCATCGCCGCCCTGCTGCACGGGGTCGACCTCGACAAGATCCAGCAAGAGCTTGACAAGGAAGCGACCCCTGTCGTGCCCGAGGAAGAGCCCTCGTACGAACAGAAACAGAAGCAACTCGACGCGGCAGCTCTCCATTTCGACGCCATGCGCAAGCAACTCGAGTCCTCGTTGACGCAGTTCGATTACCAGCTTGCCCGGCTGACAATCGCCACCCGCGAGTACTCGCTGCTCAAGGACGAGGTGAACCAGTTCCTGCAGCAGCAGAACAGCCTCGTCGCCGATCAGGCGATGCAACGGGTCAAAGAGCAGATCGAAGGGTTCTCGGCCAAGAAGCAGGCTAAGCCGATTCTCAAGAAGTACATCGACGACAAGCGGATCGACGAGGTGATCGTCATTCTCAATCTGCTGAAGAAGCGGAGCCGCGAGGAAGTGCTCAAGGCGTTCGACCAGCCCGAGGACCTCGACCAACTGTACCAAGTCCAGCGGGCGATGCTTTCCAACGACCCGACGAAAGTGTTCATCGACGAAAAGATCGAAGCCCTGAAGGCGCTCAAGGATCAAGAGAAATAATCGCCGGCCAGGAGGCCCTTACGCATGTCCGCGCCCGTCATCGATCCCCTTGCGCAACTCGCTCCGCCGGTGCGTCCCGAGCCGTTGCGCAGCGTCGGCGAGCCCCGTTTCGGAGCCGCCCTTCGCAAGGCGGCCTCCCCCGGCGAACGCTCTTCGTCTCCCCTGCGAACCGAGCAGCAAGACGATCGAGCCGAGTCGGCTCGCCCCAGGCCGGAGCGAGCGAACTCGTCGGCATTGCCCCGCAAGACCGGATTGAGCGACGCCTCCGTCGCGCCGAGCCCCCCCGAAGCCTCCGCAACGGCCGAAGTCGACGACGCCGCGACGGCAGCGGTCGATGCGGCCAGCGCCGGCGATGGGGCGTCATTGCTTGCCGCCGAGGCGTCCGCCGCGGCGAGTCTCGTTGCGCATCTCGTCGACGAACCAGTCGAGTTCGTCTCCGAGGAAGCTGTTACGACCGTGCCTCCTGCAAACGAGGCGGAATCGCCGATGGCGACGAAACCGAACGACGCGATCCCCGCGGAGCTTGCTGAAACGCCGCAAGCCGATTTCGCCGCGGACCGTGAGCCGGCAACTGACGGCGAGGATCCCCTCGCCGAGAACGCGGTTGCCGCAGAAGACGCTCCGAAGAGTCCGCTCGCTGCCGAGGTCGTCGACGCGCTCGCGTCCCCCGTACCCGCTATCGGCGAGCGGAACGCGCAAGGCGAGTCGACGAAGTCTCCCGCACTCGCTGCGGAGGCTGCCGAGGACCAGTCCGCGCCCGCGGCGAACGCCGCACACACCGCGGAGCAACTCCCGCAATCGGACGTGAACGAGTCGCCGAACCAGTTCGCTGCCTCCTCGGATGCGGACGTCGCCGCCGACGGCGAGAACGATCCCCCGGTCGATTCGGAACCAGTCGCCTCGACCAAGCGCGACAAGGGCGCATCCTCGGCGGATTCGGACGAAGCGAGCGCGAGTGATGACGCCCCGCCCGAGGACGCGGCGAACGCGGCGGCCGAACCCGCCCCGTCGGCCGAGCAGTCGACCGCACCGGCGCCGATTGCACCGAACTCGGCGACGGCCGTCGGCGATTCGCGGAGCCCGTCGACGCTCGACCGCATCGGCGCCCCGCGAGCCGCTCACCTCGCCAAGAACGACTCGCCGGCTGGGGACGCGGCGGGAGTCGATCGTGCCCGGTTCGTCCAGCGCGTCAGCGGCGCCATCCGCACGGCCGAGGGGCGCGACGGACAGGTCCGCGTCCGGCTCAGTCCCCCCGAACTCGGCTCGTTGAGGATTGAACTCAAGGTCCAGCAGGGGGTCATGCACGCGTCGATCGAGGCCGAGACCACGACGGCCCGGAACCTGCTGCTTGACAACTTGCCGGCGCTTCGCGACCGGCTGGCCGAGCAGAACATCCGCGTCGAACGGTTCGACGTCGACGTCCGGCGCGACGGCAACGGCCAGCAAGCCCCGAGCGACGGCCAGACTCCGTGGCGCGATGCGAACGACTCGGGCGAGCGCCCCCCGCGCCCCGACGTCCCCCGCCGCGAATCGCGCCCCCCGACCGACGCTTCCGCGCCGCTCCCCGCTGCCCCGCACGCCACGGACGGTTTGGACGTCAGAATCTAGTTGCCGTTCGCGCCAGTTGTCTCCATCACCAGTCACCACTCACTCCCCTCACCCGCCATGTCTCGCGTCACGACGACTGCCGCCTCGACCAGCGAGCCCTTCGGCGAGCGATCCACCCTCAATGCCGTGAACGTCGACGACTTCTTGAAGTTGATGATCGCGGAGTTGCAGAATCAGGACCCGCTCAACCCGCTCGACAACGAAGAGCTGATTGGTCAGATCGGCCAAATTCGGCAGATCGCCTCGACCGATAACCTGACGAAGACGCTCGATGCGGTGCTGTTGGGACAAAACATCTCCAGCGCCACGAATCTCATCGGCGCCGAGATCGATGCGATCTCCGACGACTCGCAACGAGTCACCGGAGTCGTCTCGCGAGTGTCGGTCACGGGCGGCGTGCCGAAGCTCCATCTCGATCTCGACCCACAGGCCAAGGCGGTCGGCGACGAAGGCGCTCTCGAAGCCGGCGACTACGAATACATCGTCACGTGGCAGGAAAACGGCACGACCTTCGGCGTCGACCCGCTCGCCAATGTCCCGGGCAAGTCGATCGCCACGAACGGCAAGGCGGGGGTCGATCAGGCGATCTTGCTGAGCAACCTTCCCAAGAGCGCCGCGGTGAAGCAGGTCTATCGTCGCGAAGGGGGGGGAACCGGGCCGTTCCAACTCGTCGGCACGATTGCCGACGTCAATCAATCCACCTACCTC from Pirellulales bacterium includes these protein-coding regions:
- the fliJ gene encoding flagellar export protein FliJ, which codes for MFRFRLAVLRRLREQHRDELRARLAEALEAEQILQQQRAGIDAEAAGLRSTQRAIVQQSKPSVTQLLEAERYALLLQGRRTALADQSRQLAVEIERRRQAVVEADRQVRVLDKLEERQRAEYFLEESRLDGKLMDEIAGQRRGAVDPWA
- a CDS encoding flagellar hook-length control protein FliK, whose amino-acid sequence is MSAPVIDPLAQLAPPVRPEPLRSVGEPRFGAALRKAASPGERSSSPLRTEQQDDRAESARPRPERANSSALPRKTGLSDASVAPSPPEASATAEVDDAATAAVDAASAGDGASLLAAEASAAASLVAHLVDEPVEFVSEEAVTTVPPANEAESPMATKPNDAIPAELAETPQADFAADREPATDGEDPLAENAVAAEDAPKSPLAAEVVDALASPVPAIGERNAQGESTKSPALAAEAAEDQSAPAANAAHTAEQLPQSDVNESPNQFAASSDADVAADGENDPPVDSEPVASTKRDKGASSADSDEASASDDAPPEDAANAAAEPAPSAEQSTAPAPIAPNSATAVGDSRSPSTLDRIGAPRAAHLAKNDSPAGDAAGVDRARFVQRVSGAIRTAEGRDGQVRVRLSPPELGSLRIELKVQQGVMHASIEAETTTARNLLLDNLPALRDRLAEQNIRVERFDVDVRRDGNGQQAPSDGQTPWRDANDSGERPPRPDVPRRESRPPTDASAPLPAAPHATDGLDVRI